From the Coffea eugenioides isolate CCC68of chromosome 1, Ceug_1.0, whole genome shotgun sequence genome, the window TGTGTTGAGTAGAACGATTTTGCTCACTTATTTACTCGTAGAAAAGACATAAAAAATCCACTAAGAATGTGCAATTGGATTTGAAAAGTATTGAGAATTGAAAGGCGGTTCATAGTCGCTCTAACCTTAACAAGCATGGTCGAGGATGCTCGAGCTAGCGTCATCCCTTAAATAtttaaaagcaaataaacacgtTGTGCCCCTCAGAATAATGcaactgcatttttcttagtGGCACTATGATGAATTAATCACGCAGTAACCTGACTCAGCAATGATCAAGTCCCTATTCAAGGTTAGCAGATACCTTGTATGATGCAAACTCGAAGCATCAGAATTTGCATCAAAATAGATGTCATAACACCAGAATACCTCGGGGCAACAAAAGCAAAACTCAGTCAGTTTGACTTGGATTACTCATGGTAGGCAACCCTTCAAGGTGGAGTATTCCAAGATGCAGAAGCTGCAAATCCTCAGAGTACACTTTCATACAATCCAATCGCCCTTTCAATTCAAAGAGGCGATTATTCATTAGCAATCCCAACTTGCTTTTGGCATCCTCTCTCTCCATAATCATACTTGAGGTAGTGTTACTTGAAAGTTGGTAAGCAGACCAGCAATAATCATCAATTTTCATGCCATTTAACCTAGCAACAGGGAGAAAGAAAGCACATTTTCAAACTTGCTCATACTGAAGCAATGAAATAGAAGAATCTTTAAATGATAAAGATAGCTGAGTATCAATAAGGTTGCACCATTTCTTTAGTCAGAAGAAAAGTTGCACTTGGGACGAGAAGGAAAAAAACTAATGAAAACGAATTTCACTCTTTAGCAAGTCTGTTGTAGAGTTCTTCCAGACAGCAACACAATAAGATAACTACTTTAGCAATCTCAATTCCTCTTAATGGCATCTCTTCATCAGAAGAATTTGTTCTCGTCTAACAAAGATGAGAAGGAAAAGCGGATAGGTAAAGGAGGCTGCCAATGATTCACATCCAACTCAGTCTAAAAAGCTATATTCCCATTACACTCACGCATACCCTCTCTCTCTATATCCATTGGATTGGTAGGATTTCttttctgtcttttgttttaaaaaagaGCAGGGTAGAAAGTGATCGATTATAAGTATCCCTACCAACATGCGACATAAACAGCCCCTAAGTTAAGATCATGGTGTTAGAATGAGCAGCATGGAAACAGGCAAGCATGCTGTTCATTTTAATTTACCAAAACCTTCAATACAGAAAACAAACTACACAACTTGGTATTCTTGGTGCAACAACAACACAAATTCCAGAAACTCAAATTCGGTATCTAAAATGGAAAGTGGAGTTTTATATTGTCAATATCTAAATACGTTTCAAGTATTCAACTAAATGCTCCAATTTTCAGAGAGTACTACGAGCACATAATCCACTTACTCTCCAAGTCCATCTCTACTAATGTCTCTACCAACTTGATTTATTctactgaaatttgaaattttccaAAAGCATGGAAGTGAACACTGGCATGGAGGTGATCAAGTCAATCTAAGCAATAACCATGCGATGGACAAAGGACTTAGAGCAGAAAAGCATCAGAAAAGCCTTAATACCAATTTGTAGCTATACTTGCCTTTTTACTATAGTTTGCAGCTCTGCGTCATTCTCCACTCTAAAGAAGGCATCTACAGCATCCTTACCTGCCTTAGCCAATCCCTCCAGTGCACCAATTGACTTACAGATAGTATGGATTGTTGGATCAGTAGTCTCTTTGCCAATCCCCTGAATTCGGATGCTAACTATCTCTGGGGAATGTAAAGGACGAATTGAAAGATGAACACTCTCAACTGTAATCCCACCAGCCAAAACCGCTCTCATGCTTGATTCTGAATTCTTCAAAAAAGTCCAACTGTACAATCAGTGTGCATTCTTACGTTGAAAAATGAAAACTAACCAAACTGAAAAGGTAGCAACTTAAACCTCAAAGTCAACAACGCAACAAGTAGAGCCATCAGGGGAACTCCTGATACATGCACCAGAAATCTTTCCAAATGTTGAAATTGCTTGAACCAGATCAGAAAGGCTAAGAGTTGAAGGAACATTCTGAACTGAAATAGAGCAAGAACTATCCTTTCTCCCCTTCTGGTTAACGAATGTTGTACTATGTACTTGTAAGGAACCCTTGTGGTTAACTGCTAAGGTAGAAACATCATTGTTGTCCTGAAGTTTGAAGTTTGACGTTTGAAAAGATTTATGAAGATTTAGGTTAGTATCCTTTATGCCCGATCTACATTCTGCAGGAAAAGGCCTGCTCAGTGATGCTTTGCCTCCAAAGTCAGTTTTACGCTGACAAACAGAAGAACTTGACGATTACAACACATAGAAAACCATTCAAACCATCCACAGAGTGGCTCTGCATGCATATTACAATTGAAATATGAATCTAGCAGACTAGTCTATGAGTATGGGCATACCAAAAAAGGTTCTACTTTCTCTGTGACCAATTTCAGTGGCATAGCAGCATTTCCAGCCACAGGTGGGCCTAATTCTGAGAAGTCATCTTCGACAATGGAAGTATGCATTGCCCTGACTGGGCTCTGAAGTCCTAGGTAGCAGAACCTGGTCAAATTTGAAATGCAAATTATCCAGTTTTCAAGAGAAAAAGTTGATTTGCTAATCAAAT encodes:
- the LOC113777405 gene encoding uncharacterized protein LOC113777405, whose translation is MKSRLAASVYPLLVGEWRRDVCKSISLASMFPTFNGRCHFVSRFCYLGLQSPVRAMHTSIVEDDFSELGPPVAGNAAMPLKLVTEKVEPFLRKTDFGGKASLSRPFPAECRSGIKDTNLNLHKSFQTSNFKLQDNNDVSTLAVNHKGSLQVHSTTFVNQKGRKDSSCSISVQNVPSTLSLSDLVQAISTFGKISGACIRSSPDGSTCCVVDFENSESSMRAVLAGGITVESVHLSIRPLHSPEIVSIRIQGIGKETTDPTIHTICKSIGALEGLAKAGKDAVDAFFRVENDAELQTIVKRLNGMKIDDYCWSAYQLSSNTTSSMIMEREDAKSKLGLLMNNRLFELKGRLDCMKVYSEDLQLLHLGILHLEGLPTMSNPSQTD